Proteins encoded within one genomic window of Brassica rapa cultivar Chiifu-401-42 chromosome A09, CAAS_Brap_v3.01, whole genome shotgun sequence:
- the LOC103839780 gene encoding external alternative NAD(P)H-ubiquinone oxidoreductase B2, mitochondrial, with amino-acid sequence MRRSFSFFERFSKAFQDYPSLSRIIVVSTISGGGLIAYSEANGTNGVVETGTKKKKVVLLGTGWAGTSFLKNLNNSQYEVQIISPRNYFAFTPLLPSVTCGTVEARSVVEPIRNIGRKKNVDTSYLEAECFKIDPASKKVFCRSKQGVSSGKKEEFSVDYDYLVIATGAQSNTFNIPGVEENCHFLKEVEDAQGIRKKVIDSFEKASLPELSEEERKRILHFVVVGGGPTGVEFAAELHDFVTEDLVTLYPKAKDLVRITLLEAADHILTMFDKRITEFAEEKFSRDGIDVKLGSMVTKVNEKDISAKTKGGEVSSIPYGMIVWSTGIGTRPVIKDFMKQIGQGNRRALATDEWLRVEGCDNIYALGDCATINQRKVMEDVSAIFSKADKDNSGTLTLKEFQEAMDDICVRYPQVELYLKSKRMRGIADLLKEAEADDGSKKNIELKIEEFKSALSQVDSQVKFLPATAQVAAQQGTYLAKCFDRMEECEKNPEGPIRMRGEGRHRFRPFRYRHLGSFAPLGGEQTAAELPGDWVSIGHSSQWLWYSVYASKQVSWRTRVLVVSDWMRRFIFGRDSSSI; translated from the exons ATGAGGAGGAGTTTCAGTTTCTTCGAGCGATTCTCGAAAGCTTTCCAAGATTATCCTTCCCTCTCCAGGATCATCGTCGTCTCCACGATCAG TGGTGGAGGACTTATAGCCTACTCCGAGGCAAATGGAACAAACGGTGTTGTTGAAACTGgaaccaagaagaagaaggtggtgCTGCTCGGAACTGGATGGGCTGGAACTAGTTTCTTAAAGAATTTGAATAACTCTCAGTATGAGGTTCAGATTATATCGCCTCGAAACTACTTTGCTTTCACTCCCTTGCTGCCTAGCGTTACTTGTGGCACTGTTGAAGCTCGCAGCGTTGTTGAGCCTATTCGAAACATTGGCAGAAAG AAGAACGTTGATACGTCTTACCTGGAGGCTGAATGTTTCAAGATTGATCCAGCAAGCAAGAAAGTGTTCTGCCGATCCAAACAAGGCGTTAGCAGTGGGAAGAAAGAAGAATTTTCTGTTGACTATGACTACCTTGTAATTGCTACTGGAGCTCAGTCTAACACTTTTAACATACCTGGAGTGGAGGAGAACTGTCATTTTCTCAAA GAGGTTGAAGATGCTCAAGGAATCCGTAAAAAGGTGATTGATTCCTTCGAGAAGGCAAGTCTACCGGAACTAAGCgaggaagagaggaagagaatcCTCCATTTTGTGGTTGTTGGTGGTGGGCCAACAGGTGTTGAGTTTGCCGCGGAGCTGCATGATTTTGTTACAGAGGATCTAGTCACACTCTATCCTAAAGCCAAAGATCTAGTGCGAATCACGCTTCTGGAGGCCGCAGACCACATACTGACTAT GTTTGACAAGAGAATCACTGAGTTTGCCGAAGAAAAGTTTAGCAGAGATGGTATTGATGTGAAACTTGGCTCCATGGTGACCAAAGTGAATGAAAAGGATATATCTGCTAAAACCAAAGGAGGAGAGGTTTCCTCAATTCCTTATGGTATGATTGTCTGGTCAACTGGTATTGGAACTCGTCCGGTGATCAAAGATTTTATGAAACAAATTGGCCAG GGTAACAGACGTGCTCTGGCCACTGATGAATGGCTTCGCGTGGAAGGTTGTGATAACATATATGCCCTTGGTGATTGCGCAACAATTAACCAGCGTAAAGTCATG GAAGATGTTTCTGCGATCTTTAGCAAAGCAGACAAAGACAATTCTGGGACGCTGACTCTGAAAGAGTTTCAAGAAGCAATGGATGACATTTGTGTTAGATACCCTCAAGTGGAGCTCTACTTGAAGAGTAAACGTATGCGTGGCATTGCTGATCTTCTAAAGGAAGCTGAAGCTGATGATGGATCCAAGAAGAACATAGAGTTGAAGATCGAAGAGTTCAAATCGGCTCTTTCTCAGGTTGACTCGCAAGTGAAGTTTCTTCCAGCAACAGCACAG GTTGCTGCGCAGCAAGGCACATACCTTGCAAAATGCTTTGATCGTATGGAAGAGTGTGAGAAGAATCCAGAAGGTCCCATTAGGATGAGAGGAGAAGGTCGTCACCGTTTCCGCCCCTTCAG GTATAGGCATTTGGGATCATTCGCACCATTGGGTGGGGAACAAACGGCGGCAGAACTTCCAGGAGATTGGGTTTCTATTGGACACAGCAGCCAGTGGCTCTGGTATTCCGTTTACGCCAG TAAGCAAGTGAGCTGGCGCACGAGAGTCCTTGTTGTTTCTGATTGGATGAGGCGTTTCATCTTTGGTAGAGACTCAAGTAGCATCTGA
- the LOC103839776 gene encoding uncharacterized protein LOC103839776, producing the protein MNRVINQLSGKLMKDKCVTGSGGGAVKESASPQSPVATSSSVRRLNGDLESRRFGGAASERLRQAEESLRTVMFLSCWGAC; encoded by the coding sequence ATGAACAGAGTGATTAATCAGTTGTCGGGAAAGTTAATGAAGGACAAGTGTGTTACCGGAAGTGGCGGCGGTGCAGTAAAAGAATCGGCGTCGCCGCAGAGTCCAGTCGCGACATCTTCGTCAGTGAGGAGGCTGAACGGCGATCTGGAGTCGAGGCGATTTGGAGGGGCGGCTAGCGAGAGACTGAGGCAGGCGGAGGAGTCTCTGAGGACGGTTATGTTTCTGAGCTGTTGGGGAGCTTGCTAG
- the LOC103839781 gene encoding F-box protein At4g05010 produces the protein MAFSNRGFSKFHGKEEASGLGFVRITRGLGRKRILISKSNQENVSNSDQNLLKRSKSETTESNSSVLESLHQDILIRVLCHVDHDDLARLKRVSKTIRNAVLEAKKSHFDYSTPKKTLSFRDPLVTLNEDSNSNSTSDQDDEIEPPNAPTRRKNVSRESDLSKISMVLFK, from the exons ATGGCGTTCTCAAATAGAGGTTTCAGCAAGTTTCACGGCAAAGAAGAAGCGTCAGGGTTAGGGTTTGTGAGGATCACAAGAGGATTAGGGAGGAAAAGGATTCTGATATCGAAATCAAATCAAGAAAACGTTTCAAATTCCGATCAAAATCTGTTGAAGAGATCTAAAAGTGAAACAACAGAATCCAATAGCTCTGTTCTTGAATCTCTGCATCAAGATATTTTG ATTCGAGTACTTTGTCATGTGGATCACGACGACCTAGCCAGACTGAAACGTGTATCTAAAACAATCAGAAATGCT gTTTTAGAAGCAAAGAAGTCGCATTTTGATTATAGCACACCTAAGAAGACTCTGTCTTTTCGAGACCCATTAGTTACTCTCAACGAAGATTCAAATTCAAATTCTACGAGTGATCAAGATGATGAGATTGAACCTCCTAATGCACCAACTCGAAGGAAGAACGTTAGTCGTGAATCAGATTTGTCGAAGATCTCTATGGTATTGTTTAAATGA
- the LOC117127713 gene encoding zinc finger BED domain-containing protein DAYSLEEPER-like, with product MSVTVGCDTVLTVDTKLPPSCNFLVSESFKIAIEVYNRWRISLKRLLNKQINKSREAEPARNNQTRNVKGKLQGLTRAVNWLGAHGCDPVQTVLGGCWLKFDKYWDEYSDILAIAAVLDPRLKFEILEYCFSVLDQSTCKRRLANVRSKIYKLFGAYKKNKRNSSAATTSQGETHDVPAGYGGFYAFFSQKAVGSGKSALDIYLDEPLLDYAAHKKLNVLHYWRDNSARFRELATMAREVLSIPITTVASESSFSIGSRVLNKYRNFLLPTNVQALVCTRNWLKGFPAMGDEKTEEEKEEEEKEKEKEEESGESTDLTRDSGEKA from the exons ATGTCCGTAACAGTTGGTTGTGATACAGTATTGACAGTGGATACAAAGCTTCCGCCTTCTTGCAATTTTCTCGTCTCAGAGAGTTTCAAGATCGCTATTGAAGTCTACAACCGGTGGAGAATCTCTCTTAAACGCCtgttaaacaaacaaataaacaaa AGTAGAGAAGCTGAACCTGCAAGGAATAATCAGACTAGAAATGTCAAGGGAAAACTCCAAGGATTAACTAGGGCTGTCAATTGGTTGGGTGCCCATGGGTGTGACCCAGTCCAGACTGTGTTGGGTGGGTGTTGG CTTAAGTTCGACAAATACTGGGATGAGTACAGCGACATCCTTGCAATTGCTGCAGTCTTGGATCCAAGACTGAAATTTGAGATTTTAGAATATTGTTTCTCAGTTTTGGATCAGTCTACTTGTAAGAGAAGGTTGGCTAATGTTCGTTCAAAGATCTATAAGTTGTTTGGAGCTTACAAGAAAAACAAGAGAAACAGTAGTGCTGCAACAACTTCACAAGGAGAAACACACGATGTTCCAGCCGGTTATGGG GGATTCTACGCCTTCTTTTCTCAGAAAGCTGTTGGCAGTGGCAAGTCTGCTCTCGACATATATCTGGATGAGCCATTGCTTGACTACGCCGCTCACAAGAAACTAAATGTGTTACATTACTGGAGAGACAATTCGGCTCGGTTCAGAGAGTTAGCAACAATGGCACGAGAGGTGTTGAGTATACCCATAACAACTGTGGCTTCAGAATCTTCATTTAGCATAGGTAGTAGAGTGCTCAACAAGTATAGGAATTTTCTTCTACCCACTAATGTCCAAGCCTTGGTCTGTACTAGAAACTGGTTAAAAGGGTTTCCAGCAATGG GTGATGAGAAgacagaagaggagaaagaggaagaagagaaagagaaggaaaaagAGGAAGAGAGTGGAGAGTCCACAGACTTGACTAGAGATAGTGGAGAGAAG GCATAG
- the LOC103839779 gene encoding vesicle-associated protein 4-3 isoform X1, which translates to MALTSGKSDSDGRRRSLFKLPFRNSSDHQATSSSSSSSSHLSDNYIHQSRHFRYQGPRPVVERLGQTHRQQPAATIPSMSSVARSILPTKRRLKLDPSSKLYFPYEPEKQVRSAIKIKNTSKSHVAFKFQTTEPKSCFMRPAGAILHPGAEIVATVFKFVEPPENNEKPMEQKSGVKFKIMSLKMKVPTDYMPELFEEQKDHVSEEQVMRVVFLDPENPNPMMEKLKSQLAEADAADEARKKAPEVISSGPKPIGEGLVIDEWKQRRERYLAQQQGGVDLA; encoded by the exons ATGGCTTTAACGTCGGGAAAATCCGATTCCGATGGCCGACGTCGAAGCTTATTCAAACTACCCTTTCGAAACTCCAGTGATCATCAAGctacctcttcctcttcatcttcgtCTTCTCATCTCAGTGACAATTATATACATCAATCTCGCCATTTTCGCTATCAGGGACCACGTCCTGTCGTCGAACGATTGGGCCAAACCCATCGTCAACAACCCGCCGCGACGATCCCTTCGATGTCATCAGTCGCGAGATCGATTCTTCCTACTAAACGCCGATTGAAACTCGACCCTTCCTCCAAACTTTACTTCCCTT ATGAGCCTGAGAAGCAAGTCAGGAGTGCCATTAAGATTAAGAATACAAGCAAGTCACATGTAGCTTTCAAG TTTCAAACAACGGAACCAAAGAGTTGCTTCATGCGTCCTGCTGGGGCTATCCTTCATCCTGGTGCAGAAATCGTCGCGACTG TTTTCAAGTTTGTTGAGCCTCCTGAGAATAATGAAAAGCCAATGGAGCAAAAGAGTGGGGTTAAGTTTAAAATCATGAGCTTGAAGATGAAAGTCCCCACGGACTATATGCCTGAGCTG TTTGAGGAGCAAAAAGATCATGTCTCTGAGGAGCAAGTAATGCGTGTGGTCTTCTTGGATCCTGAAAACCCTAACCCT ATGATGGAGAAACTGAAGAGTCAATTAGCTGAAGCGGATGCTGCAGATGAAGCAAGGAAGAAAGCACCAGAGGTTATTAGTAGTGGTCCGAAGCCAATTGGTGAAGGACTTGTGATTGATGAATGG AAGCAACGCCGAGAGAGGTATCTTGCACAGCAACAAGGAGGAGTGGACTTGGCTTGA
- the LOC103839775 gene encoding putative PAP-specific phosphatase, mitochondrial isoform X1 encodes MHILDTGARFSAVRFSPVFNPPRSRHFTVRANLPFPKHQAKYHRELEAAIDAVDRACRLCVDVKRSLFSSKDKILEKNDQTPVTIADFGVQALVSLELSKLFPSIPLVAEEDSLFLRENNLVSSVVSEVIAKASVGDDRLSDADVLEAIDRGGKDAYTFCNKPATYWVLDPIDGTRGFLKGDDALYVVGLALVVDNEIVLGVMGCPNWPGDSSDGTTGTLMLSHIGCGTWTKNLQVSGDWTRRFVDACGLVNKARFCIQDSQPWESLPLSGLFDTKIDSGDLHGNEIRLLPTCCGSLCKYLMIASGRASVFLLRARTERTIKSWDHAVGIICVHEAGGKVTDWEGVDINLEEDQSERRIIFPAGGVVVSNGSLHHQLLEMISSASPTL; translated from the exons ATGCACATTCTCGACACCGGAGCTCGTTTCTCCGCCGTTAGATTCTCACCGGTATTCAATCCTCCCCGCAGCAGACACTTCACAGTAAG GGCTAATCTCCCGTTTCCGAAGCATCAAGCTAAGTATCACAGAGAGCTCGAAGCCGCTATTGATGCTGTTGACAGAGCTTGTCGCCTCTGTGTCGATGTAAAGAGATCGCTTTTCTCTTCCAAAGACAAGATTCTCGAGAAGAATGACCAGACACCAGTTACAATTGCAGACTTCGGAGTGCAAGCTTTAGTCAGCTTAG AGCTATCGAAACTGTTTCCTTCAATACCTTTGGTCGCTGAAGAAGACTCTCTTTTCTTGCGTGAGAACAATCTTGTGAGCTCTGTTGTTAGTGAAGTCATCGCTAAAGCAAGCGTTGGAGATGATCGCTTGTCTGATGCTGATGTACTAGAAGCTATTGACAGAGGTGGCAAAGATGCTTATACTTTTTGCAACAAACCTGCTACTTATTGG GTTTTGGATCCAATAGATGGCACTAGAGGGTTCCTTAAAGGAGACGATGCTTTATATGTG GTAGGATTGGCCCTTGTTGTAGATAATGAAATTGTGCTAGGGGTCATGGGCTGTCCAAACTGGCCTGGTGACTCTTCTGATGGAACCACCGGTACTTTAATGCTCTCTCATATTGGCTGTGGAACGTGGACCAAAAATTTGCAAGTATCAGGTGATTGGACAAGGCGTTTTGTTGATGCATGTGGTTTAGTGAACAAGGCTCGGTTTTGTATTCAAGATAGCCAACCCTGGGAATCACTTCCACTCTCTGGTCTGTTCGACACAAAAATAGATTCAGGTGACTTGCATGGTAATGAGATTCGGCTTTTGCCCACATGTTGTGGAAG TTTGTGCAAGTACTTGATGATAGCTTCTGGTAGAGCATCGGTGTTTCTTCTCCGAGCAAGAACTGAGCGAACGATAAAG TCTTGGGATCATGCTGTTGGGATCATATGCGTTCATGAAGCCGGAGGAAAG GTAACAGATTGGGAAGGAGTTGATATAAATCTGGAGGAAGATCAATCTGAAAGGAGGATCATTTTTCCGGCCGGTGGTGTTGTGGTTAGCAACGGAAGTTTACATCATCAGCTTCTTGAGATGATCTCTTCTGCTTCCCCAACACTTTGA
- the LOC103839779 gene encoding vesicle-associated protein 4-3 isoform X2, translating into MALTSGKSDSDGRRRSLFKLPFRNSSDHQATSSSSSSSSHLSDNYIHQSRHFRYQGPRPVVERLGQTHRQQPAATIPSMSSVARSILPTKRRLKLDPSSKLYFPYEPEKQVRSAIKIKNTSKSHVAFKFQTTEPKSCFMRPAGAILHPGAEIVATVFKFVEPPENNEKPMEQKSGVKFKIMSLKMKVPTDYMPELFEEQKDHVSEEQVMRVVFLDPENPNPCRFGMFGGDGVSWHKKLLDESYLGQDICAGSSGH; encoded by the exons ATGGCTTTAACGTCGGGAAAATCCGATTCCGATGGCCGACGTCGAAGCTTATTCAAACTACCCTTTCGAAACTCCAGTGATCATCAAGctacctcttcctcttcatcttcgtCTTCTCATCTCAGTGACAATTATATACATCAATCTCGCCATTTTCGCTATCAGGGACCACGTCCTGTCGTCGAACGATTGGGCCAAACCCATCGTCAACAACCCGCCGCGACGATCCCTTCGATGTCATCAGTCGCGAGATCGATTCTTCCTACTAAACGCCGATTGAAACTCGACCCTTCCTCCAAACTTTACTTCCCTT ATGAGCCTGAGAAGCAAGTCAGGAGTGCCATTAAGATTAAGAATACAAGCAAGTCACATGTAGCTTTCAAG TTTCAAACAACGGAACCAAAGAGTTGCTTCATGCGTCCTGCTGGGGCTATCCTTCATCCTGGTGCAGAAATCGTCGCGACTG TTTTCAAGTTTGTTGAGCCTCCTGAGAATAATGAAAAGCCAATGGAGCAAAAGAGTGGGGTTAAGTTTAAAATCATGAGCTTGAAGATGAAAGTCCCCACGGACTATATGCCTGAGCTG TTTGAGGAGCAAAAAGATCATGTCTCTGAGGAGCAAGTAATGCGTGTGGTCTTCTTGGATCCTGAAAACCCTAACCCT TGCCGCTTTGGTATGTTTGGTGGAGATGGTGTTTCTTGGCACAAAAAGTTACTTGATGAAAGCTATCTTGGACAAGATATATGCGCTGGCTCATCTGGCCATTGA
- the LOC103839929 gene encoding uncharacterized protein LOC103839929, whose product MIGSIDCMHWEWKNCPTAWKGQFTRGSGKPTIVLEAVASQDLWIWYAFFGPPCTLNDINVFDRASVFDDILQGRAPRVQYVVNRHQYGLPYYLTDGIYPRWSTFIQSISNPQSSEEQLFAKAQESTRKDVERAFGVLQARFAIVKNPAILWDKRQIWMVMRTCIILHNMIVENERNRYAQCDISEFEEGESSRSSEVDMSFTRRPSNLRTMLEIRSQVRDPHIHEQLKFDLIQNIWNKFGND is encoded by the coding sequence ATGATAggaagcatcgactgtatgcacTGGGAGTGGAAAAATTGTCCAACCGCCTGGAAAGGACAGTTCACACGTGGATCAGGAAAGCCAACAATTGTCCTGGAGGCTGTAgcttcacaagatctttggatatggtaCGCTTTTTTTGGTCCTCCATGtaccttaaacgatattaacgtCTTCGATCGAGCatctgtttttgatgacattttacaaGGTCGAGCTCCAAGGGTACAATACGTGGTCAACAGACACCAGTATGGTTTGCCTTACTACCTCACAGACGGTATATATCCAAGATGGTCtacatttatccaatctatctcAAACCCTCAAAGTTCTGAAGAACAGTTATTTGCTAAAGCTCAAGAGTCAACCCGAAAAGATGTGGAGCGtgcttttggagtattgcaagcTCGATTTGCAATAGTTAAAAACCCGGCTATTTTGTGGGACAAGAGACAAATATGGATGGTTATGCGAACATGTATCATACTCCACAATATGATAGTGGAAAATGAACGCAATAGATACGCTCAGTGTGATATATCAGAGTTTGAAGAAGGCGAGTCGAGTAGAAGTTCAGAGGTGGATATGTCATTTACTCGTAGGCCTTCAAATCTCCGTACTATGCTTGAAATACGTAGTCAAGTTCGTGACCCACATATACATGAACAACtgaaatttgatttgattcaaaatatttggaacaaGTTTGGTAAtgattaa
- the LOC103839775 gene encoding putative PAP-specific phosphatase, mitochondrial isoform X2, with protein MHILDTGARFSAVRFSPVFNPPRSRHFTVRANLPFPKHQAKYHRELEAAIDAVDRACRLCVDVKRSLFSSKDKILEKNDQTPVTIADFGVQALVSLELSKLFPSIPLVAEEDSLFLRENNLVSSVVSEVIAKASVGDDRLSDADVLEAIDRGGKDAYTFCNKPATYWVLDPIDGTRGFLKGDDALYVVGLALVVDNEIVLGVMGCPNWPGDSSDGTTGTLMLSHIGCGTWTKNLQVSGDWTRRFVDACGLVNKARFCIQDSQPWESLPLSGLFDTKIDSGDLHGNEIRLLPTCCGSLCKYLMIASGRASVFLLRARTERTIKSWDHAVGIICVHEAGGKVTE; from the exons ATGCACATTCTCGACACCGGAGCTCGTTTCTCCGCCGTTAGATTCTCACCGGTATTCAATCCTCCCCGCAGCAGACACTTCACAGTAAG GGCTAATCTCCCGTTTCCGAAGCATCAAGCTAAGTATCACAGAGAGCTCGAAGCCGCTATTGATGCTGTTGACAGAGCTTGTCGCCTCTGTGTCGATGTAAAGAGATCGCTTTTCTCTTCCAAAGACAAGATTCTCGAGAAGAATGACCAGACACCAGTTACAATTGCAGACTTCGGAGTGCAAGCTTTAGTCAGCTTAG AGCTATCGAAACTGTTTCCTTCAATACCTTTGGTCGCTGAAGAAGACTCTCTTTTCTTGCGTGAGAACAATCTTGTGAGCTCTGTTGTTAGTGAAGTCATCGCTAAAGCAAGCGTTGGAGATGATCGCTTGTCTGATGCTGATGTACTAGAAGCTATTGACAGAGGTGGCAAAGATGCTTATACTTTTTGCAACAAACCTGCTACTTATTGG GTTTTGGATCCAATAGATGGCACTAGAGGGTTCCTTAAAGGAGACGATGCTTTATATGTG GTAGGATTGGCCCTTGTTGTAGATAATGAAATTGTGCTAGGGGTCATGGGCTGTCCAAACTGGCCTGGTGACTCTTCTGATGGAACCACCGGTACTTTAATGCTCTCTCATATTGGCTGTGGAACGTGGACCAAAAATTTGCAAGTATCAGGTGATTGGACAAGGCGTTTTGTTGATGCATGTGGTTTAGTGAACAAGGCTCGGTTTTGTATTCAAGATAGCCAACCCTGGGAATCACTTCCACTCTCTGGTCTGTTCGACACAAAAATAGATTCAGGTGACTTGCATGGTAATGAGATTCGGCTTTTGCCCACATGTTGTGGAAG TTTGTGCAAGTACTTGATGATAGCTTCTGGTAGAGCATCGGTGTTTCTTCTCCGAGCAAGAACTGAGCGAACGATAAAG TCTTGGGATCATGCTGTTGGGATCATATGCGTTCATGAAGCCGGAGGAAAGGTTACTGAATGA